The Patescibacteria group bacterium genome includes a window with the following:
- a CDS encoding SdpI family protein yields MNPIKLTIKSELFSILLIAISIAASFYFYAHFPDRVITHWDFAGEPNGWSGRAFAAFFFPALFIAMYLLFIFLPMLDPKKDRYAEFAKIYNVFRNLILAVLVVVYFVASFNNLGVNSNVGLWVPGVIGLLFIVLGNYLGKIKRNWFVGIRTPWTMSSETVWNKTHRFGGKVFIFGGVLMIITGFAPLSWRLPIFIADIIILLFGTIIYSYLVYRKEKKK; encoded by the coding sequence ATGAATCCCATCAAACTAACAATCAAATCCGAACTATTTTCCATCCTGCTGATCGCGATCTCTATCGCCGCCTCGTTTTATTTTTACGCGCATTTTCCCGACCGGGTGATAACTCATTGGGATTTCGCCGGCGAGCCGAACGGCTGGAGCGGCCGCGCTTTTGCCGCTTTTTTCTTTCCCGCGCTGTTTATCGCCATGTATCTGTTATTTATTTTTTTACCGATGCTTGATCCCAAAAAGGACCGTTATGCCGAATTCGCCAAAATTTATAATGTTTTTCGAAATCTGATTCTGGCGGTTTTGGTGGTTGTTTATTTTGTCGCCTCATTCAATAATTTAGGCGTAAATTCCAACGTCGGGCTTTGGGTTCCCGGAGTGATCGGCCTGTTGTTCATTGTTTTAGGCAACTATCTGGGAAAGATCAAGCGGAATTGGTTCGTCGGCATCCGCACTCCCTGGACCATGTCCTCCGAGACAGTCTGGAATAAAACTCACCGTTTCGGCGGCAAGGTTTTTATTTTCGGCGGCGTTTTAATGATCATCACCGGTTTCGCGCCGCTCTCCTGGCGCTTGCCAATATTCATCGCCGATATTATCATATTATTATTCGGAACCATCATATATTCGTACTTGGTTTA